The following are from one region of the Coffea eugenioides isolate CCC68of chromosome 2, Ceug_1.0, whole genome shotgun sequence genome:
- the LOC113760853 gene encoding beta-hexosaminidase 2-like yields MGNGTKIPLSFLLILALFFPSAPQITAASYPINVWPKPTTFSWRQPQLTLLSPNFSILFPANPYLKPAVSRYFNQIFSEHYTPLVVPHLNVTTSAPLACLSIGVTDLSAQLAHGVNESYALTVPSPSESTTATLTAETVWGAMRGLETFSQLVFGNPPRVASGLYISDQPLYTYRGVMLDTSRNYFTVGDLKRLIKTMSMNKLNVFHWHITDSHSFPLVLPSESVLAEKGAYGEKMKYTPEDVKALVEFGMQYGVRVVPEIDMPAHTGSWAEAYPEIVTCANMFWSPAGSNPLAAEPGTGQLNPLNPNTYEIAKNVIDDAINIFPDSFYHGGADEVNANCWKTDKDIQAFLAKNGTLSLLLELFVNSTLPYILSKNRTVVYWEDVLLSSDINVSASLLPKENIILQTWNNGPNNTKRLVEAGYRVIVSSADYYYLDCGHGDFTGNNSLYNQPPGTVLGNGGSWCGPFKTWQSIYNYDITYGLNEEEAKLVLGGEVALWTEQADSTVMDPRFWPRTSAMAETLWSGNRDETGMKRYAEATDRLNEWRNRMVARGIAAEPIQPLWCIRNPGMCNTVQ; encoded by the exons ATGGGGAATGGAACTAAAATTCCACTCTCATTTCTCTTGATTCTTGCTCTATTTTTCCCCTCAGCACCACAGATCACTGCAGCTAGTTACCCAATTAACGTCTGGCCTAAACCCACAACTTTCTCCTGGCGACAACCTCAACTAACCTTACTTTCTCCGAACTTCAGCATCCTATTCCCCGCAAATCCCTATCTCAAGCCAGCTGTCAGTCGTTATtttaaccaaatcttcagtGAACACTACACTCCATTGGTGGTTCCACATCTCAATGTGACGACATCAGCCCCTCTTGCATGCCTCAGCATCGGAGTCACTGACCTCTCCGCGCAGTTAGCTCACGGCGTCAACGAGTCCTACGCACTTACAGTTCCCTCTCCTTCTGAATCCACAACAGCCACCTTAACTGCCGAAACCGTATGGGGAGCGATGCGCGGGCTGGAAACATTTTCTCAGCTGGTTTTTGGGAACCCACCCAGAGTGGCTTCTGGGCTGTACATCTCCGACCAACCATTGTATACTTATAGAGGGGTGATGTTGGATACTTCGAGGAATTACTTTACTGTTGGGGATTTGAAGAGGTTGATCAAGACAATGAGCATGAATAAGCTGAACGTCTTTCATTGGCATATAACGGATTCGCATTCGTTTCCCTTGGTTTTGCCGTCCGAGTCGGTGCTGGCTGAGAAAGGAGCCTATGGAGAGAAAATGAAGTACACACCAGAGGACGTGAAGGCCCTGGTGGAGTTCGGAATGCAATATGGAGTTCGAGTTGTGCCTGAGATTGACATGCCTG CACATACTGGATCATGGGCAGAAGCATACCCTGAGATTGTAACATGCGCAAACATGTTTTGGTCGCCAGCTGGATCTAATCCGTTAGCTGCTGAACCAGGAACCGGTCAACTGAATCCCTTAAACCCCAACACCTATGAAATAGCAAAAAATGTCATAGATGATGCGATAAATATATTTCCAGATTCATTCTATCATGGAGGAGCTGATGAGGTCAATGCTAACTGTTGGAAAACAGACAAAGACATTCAAGCTTTCCTTGCTAAGAATGGGACACTCAGCCTGCTTCTTGAATTGTTTGTTAATTCTACCTTGCCTTACATCTTATCCAAGAACCGTACTGTGGTTTATTGGGAGGATGTTTTGTTGAGCTCCGACATCAATGTTTCTGCTTCATTGCTTCCAAAAGAGAATATCATTTTACAGACATGGAACAACGGACCAAACAACACTAAAAGGCTTGTTGAAGCTGGTTATCGGGTAATTGTTTCATCTGCAGACTATTACTACTTGGATTGTGGGCATGGCGATTTTACGGGAAACAACAGTCTATATAACCAACCACCAGGTACTGTTCTTGGTAATGGAGGTTCATGGTGCGGGCCATTCAAAACATGGCAGTCTATCTACAACTATGATATAACATATGGCCTGAACGAAGAGGAGGCCAAGTTGGTATTAGGAGGAGAGGTAGCACTGTGGACTGAACAAGCAGATTCGACAGTTATGGACCCTCGGTTCTGGCCTAGAACTTCAGCAATGGCTGAAACATTGTGGTCTGGAAACCGCGATGAAACAGGAATGAAGAGGTATGCAGAAGCTACCGATAGGTTGAATGAATGGAGGAACAGAATGGTGGCCAGAGGAATAGCTGCTGAACCAATTCAGCCTCTTTGGTGCATCAGAAACCCGGGGATGTGCAACACAGTTCAGTGA
- the LOC113760852 gene encoding uncharacterized protein LOC113760852, whose amino-acid sequence MGFIYFMFLALHVQFCCSRPQNQLDHASMGNSINAISPSVAYLSKKDNQPPPIETMFKLPSPLPAWPQGAGFANGTIDLGGLQVCQVSTFNKVWATHEGGPDNLGATFFEPSSIPDGFFTLGYYSQPNNSPLFGWVLAAKDASSGQGILSKPTDYTLLWSSESLNIKQDGVGYIWLPTPPDGYKAIGHVVTSSPDKPSVEKVRCVRSDYTDATDLDSWIWGSSNGINIYGSRPKVRGIQVLGVSTGTFILAQNSGAATSLACLKNLQGNFHAMPTLNQIRALLAEYSPVIYFHPDEEFFPSSVNWFFQNGALLYTRGQESNPVAITPTGSNLPQGGTNDGAYWIDLPRDNAAKDRVKQGKLQDASVYIHVKPMLGATFTDLAVWVFYPFNGAARAKVEFVTIKLGKIGEHVGDWEHVTLRISNFNGELKSVYFSEHSGGTWVSASGLEFQNGNKPVVYSSLHGHAAYPKTGDFLQGSNSNVGIRNDTGKGQFFMDAGANFSVVSADYLGSTIVEPPWLNYTREWGPKISYNINDEIKKVEKFLPGKLKRALDKAVSDLPSEVLGEEGPTGPISKDNWSGDERT is encoded by the exons ATGGGGTTTATCTACTTCATGTTCCTTGCACTCCATGTTCAATTCTGTTGCTCAAGACCTCAGAATCAGTTGGACCATGCAAGCATGGGAAATAGCATAAATGCAATTTCTCCTTCTGTGGCATATCTGTCCAAGAAAGACAACCAGCCACCTCCTATTGAAACCATGTTCAAGCTTCCTTCCCCATTACCCGCCTGGCCTCAAG GTGCGGGATTTGCTAATGGAACAATTGATTTGGGAGGATTACAGGTATGTCAAGTATCAACTTTTAATAAAGTTTGGGCTACTCATGAAGGTGGACCAGATAATCTTGGTGCAACCTTTTTTGAACCATCTTCAATCCCAGATGGATTCTTTACACTTGGTTACTATAGCCAACCAAACAATAGTCCCCTGTTTGGATGGGTTCTTGCTGCAAAAGATGCCTCGTCAGGTCAAGGAATTCTGAGCAAGCCCACTGATTATACACTTCTTTGGAGTAGTGAATCTTTGAATATCAAGCAAGATGGCGTGGGCTATATATGGCTGCCAACACCTCCTGATGGCTACAAGGCCATTGGTCATGTAGTCACAAGCTCCCCTGATAAGCCTTCAGTGGAAAAAGTTCGATGCGTCCGCTCTGATTACACTGATGCTACTGATCTAGATTCTTGGATTTGGGGTAGTTCTAATGGCATTAACATATATGGTTCAAGGCCAAAAGTTAGAGGGATTCAAGTTTTAGGGGTTTCCACAGGTACATTTATATTAGCACAAAACAGTGGGGCTGCAACATCACTGGCTTGTTTGAAGAATCTGCAAGGCAACTTTCATGCTATGCCTACTCTGAATCAGATTCGAGCATTACTTGCTGAATATTCTCCAGTGATTTACTTTCACCCTGATGAAGAGTTCTTTCCTTCTTCAGTAAATTGGTTTTTCCAAAATGGTGCATTACTGTACACAAGAGGGCAGGAATCCAATCCTGTTGCTATTACCCCAACAGGGTCAAATTTGCCCCAAGGTGGTACAAATGATGGTGCATATTGGATAGATTTACCTCGTGATAATGCTGCTAAAGATAGGGTCAAGCAAGGAAAGCTACAAGATGCAAGTGTATATATACATGTTAAACCTATGTTAGGTGCAACTTTTACTGACTTGGCTGTATGGGTTTTTTACCCTTTTAACGGTGCAGCTAGAGCAAAAGTTGAGTTTGTTACAATTAAGCTAGGAAAAATTGGGGAACATGTTGGAGACTGGGAGCATGTGACACTGAGGATTAGTAACTTCAATGGAGAATTAAAAAGTGTTTATTTTTCAGAACATAGTGGAGGGACATGGGTCAGTGCTTCAGGGCTTGAGTTCCAAAATGGTAACAAACCAGTGGTATATTCCTCATTGCATGGCCATGCTGCTTATCCAAAGACAGGAGATTTTTTGCAAGGGTCTAACTCAAATGTTGGAATAAGAAATGATACTGGCAAAGGGCAGTTTTTTATGGATGCTGGGGCAAATTTCTCAGTGGTTTCTGCTGATTATTTAGGGTCAACAATTGTTGAACCACCATGGTTGAATTATACCAGAGAATGGGGTCCAAAAATCAGCTATAATATCAATGATGAGATCAAGAAGGTTGAGAAATTTTTGCCTGGGAAATTAAAAAGAGCTTTAGACAAAGCAGTAAGTGACCTTCCTAGTGAAGTGTTGGGTGAGGAAGGCCCCACTGGTCCCATATCCAAGGATAATTGGAGTGGAGATGAAAGGACTTAG